A window from Pseudomonas frederiksbergensis encodes these proteins:
- the ybgF gene encoding tol-pal system protein YbgF, with protein sequence MRTCRRAVTVLALSLAPLAVWAAVPVVDNDSGYTNSGTNNPPAGYGTNGAYAGGGVSAPVSAQGELFNQLQSMQEQISRQQGIIEVLQNDVARMKQESLERYQDLDRRIGTGVAPAATPDNSSTGGSLNAPGAAAGAAAAATSTQAPAAGGEPADPAKEKLYYDAAFDLIKAKDFDKASQAFAAFLRKYPNSQYAGNAQYWLGEVNLAKGDLQGAGQAFAKVSQLYPKHPKVPDSLYKLADVERRLGHPDKVKGILQQVVSQYPGTSAAQLAQRDLQKM encoded by the coding sequence ATGCGAACGTGCCGTCGTGCTGTAACTGTTTTGGCTCTCAGCCTCGCACCGCTTGCGGTGTGGGCTGCGGTTCCTGTGGTCGATAATGACTCCGGCTATACCAATAGCGGGACTAATAATCCGCCTGCAGGTTACGGTACGAACGGCGCCTATGCCGGGGGAGGGGTTTCGGCCCCTGTCTCGGCACAGGGCGAGCTGTTCAACCAACTGCAATCGATGCAGGAGCAGATCTCGCGCCAACAAGGCATCATCGAAGTTCTGCAAAATGATGTAGCGCGCATGAAGCAAGAGAGCCTGGAGCGATATCAGGACCTTGATCGGCGCATAGGAACCGGCGTTGCACCAGCCGCGACTCCTGATAATTCTTCCACCGGTGGCAGTTTGAATGCCCCCGGTGCAGCAGCGGGAGCGGCAGCCGCTGCCACTTCCACACAAGCGCCTGCCGCGGGTGGCGAGCCGGCTGATCCGGCGAAGGAAAAACTGTATTACGATGCAGCCTTCGACCTGATCAAAGCCAAGGACTTCGACAAGGCCAGTCAGGCTTTTGCCGCATTCCTGCGCAAGTACCCGAACAGTCAGTACGCGGGTAATGCCCAGTACTGGTTGGGGGAAGTGAACCTGGCCAAAGGCGATCTGCAAGGTGCAGGTCAGGCTTTTGCCAAGGTTTCCCAGCTGTACCCCAAGCATCCAAAAGTGCCTGATTCGCTGTACAAGCTGGCTGATGTAGAGCGCCGTCTTGGTCATCCCGACAAGGTCAAAGGTATTTTGCAACAGGTTGTGTCCCAATATCCGGGCACTTCCGCCGCTCAGTTGGCCCAGCGTGATCTGCAAAAAATGTAA
- the pal gene encoding peptidoglycan-associated lipoprotein Pal, with translation MEMLKFGKFAALALAMAVAVGCSSKGGDNAGEGAVDPNAGYGANTGAVDGSLSEEAALRAITTFYFEYDSSDLKPEAMRALDVHAKDLKANGARVVLEGNTDERGTREYNMALGERRAKAVQRYLVLQGVSPAQLELVSYGEERPVATGNDEQSWAQNRRVELRK, from the coding sequence ATGGAAATGCTGAAGTTTGGTAAATTTGCTGCGCTGGCTCTGGCCATGGCTGTAGCTGTAGGTTGCTCGTCCAAAGGCGGCGACAATGCCGGTGAAGGCGCTGTAGATCCAAACGCTGGTTACGGCGCAAACACTGGTGCAGTTGACGGCTCCCTGAGCGAAGAAGCTGCTCTGCGCGCAATCACCACTTTCTACTTCGAATACGACAGTTCGGACCTGAAGCCAGAAGCCATGCGCGCTCTGGACGTTCACGCCAAGGACCTGAAAGCAAACGGCGCTCGCGTTGTTCTGGAAGGCAACACCGACGAACGTGGTACTCGTGAGTACAACATGGCACTGGGCGAGCGTCGTGCGAAAGCCGTTCAGCGTTACCTGGTACTGCAAGGTGTTTCCCCAGCTCAGCTGGAACTGGTTTCCTACGGCGAAGAGCGTCCAGTTGCTACCGGCAACGACGAGCAGTCCTGGGCTCAAAACCGTCGCGTCGAACTGCGTAAGTAA
- the tolB gene encoding Tol-Pal system beta propeller repeat protein TolB, whose translation MRNLLRGMLVVICCLAGIAAADEKNILVTSGSDRATPIAVVPFGNQGGSVLPDDMAEIIGNDLRNSGYYSPIPKQNMISQPSQASEIIFRDFKALGAQYVMVGSIAPAGGRLQVQYALFNVATEQQVLTGSVSGSVDQLRDMSHYIADQSFEKLTGIKGAFSTRLLYVTAERFSEKNTRYTLQRSDYDGARAVTLLQSREPILSPRFAPDGKRIAYVSFEQKRPRIFMQNIDTGRREQITNFEGLNGAPAWSPDGNRLAFVLSKDGNPDIYVMNLGSRQITRVTNGPGINTEPFWGKDGSTIYFTSDRGGKPQIYKTSAGGGGAERVTFIGNYNANPKLSADEKTLVMIHRQEGFTNFKVAAQDLQRGSVKILTDSTLDESPTVAPNGTMVIYATRQQGRGVLMLVSINGRVRLPLPTAQGEVREPSWSPYLN comes from the coding sequence GTGAGAAACCTTCTTCGAGGAATGCTTGTCGTTATCTGCTGCCTGGCAGGGATAGCGGCAGCTGATGAAAAAAACATTCTGGTCACCAGCGGCAGTGATCGGGCCACCCCGATCGCAGTCGTTCCGTTTGGCAACCAGGGCGGCAGCGTTCTGCCGGACGACATGGCCGAAATCATCGGTAACGACCTGCGCAACTCGGGTTATTACTCGCCGATTCCAAAACAGAACATGATCAGCCAGCCAAGCCAGGCCAGCGAAATCATCTTCCGTGACTTCAAGGCGCTGGGCGCCCAGTACGTCATGGTCGGCAGCATTGCTCCTGCGGGCGGTCGCCTGCAGGTTCAATACGCACTGTTCAACGTCGCCACCGAGCAGCAAGTGCTGACCGGCAGCGTGTCGGGCAGCGTCGATCAACTGCGCGACATGTCGCACTACATTGCGGACCAGTCGTTCGAAAAACTCACCGGTATCAAAGGTGCGTTCTCAACTCGTCTGCTGTACGTGACGGCTGAGCGTTTCTCTGAAAAGAACACTCGCTACACGCTGCAACGTTCTGACTATGACGGTGCCCGTGCCGTGACCCTGCTGCAATCGCGCGAGCCGATCCTGTCGCCGCGTTTCGCACCGGACGGCAAGCGCATCGCTTATGTGTCGTTCGAGCAGAAGCGTCCGCGTATCTTCATGCAGAACATCGACACCGGTCGCCGTGAGCAGATCACCAACTTCGAAGGCCTGAACGGCGCGCCAGCATGGTCGCCGGATGGCAATCGCCTGGCATTCGTCTTGTCGAAAGATGGCAACCCGGACATCTATGTGATGAACCTGGGTTCGCGTCAGATCACCCGTGTCACCAACGGTCCTGGCATCAACACCGAACCGTTCTGGGGCAAGGATGGTTCGACCATCTACTTCACCTCGGACCGTGGCGGCAAGCCGCAGATCTATAAAACCAGTGCAGGTGGTGGCGGTGCGGAACGTGTGACCTTTATCGGTAACTACAACGCCAACCCTAAGCTTTCGGCTGATGAAAAGACCCTGGTGATGATCCATCGTCAGGAAGGTTTCACTAATTTCAAGGTGGCGGCCCAGGATTTGCAGCGCGGAAGCGTAAAAATCCTTACTGATAGCACTCTGGACGAGTCGCCTACTGTTGCGCCCAACGGCACCATGGTAATCTACGCCACCCGCCAGCAGGGCCGGGGAGTCTTGATGCTCGTGTCCATTAATGGACGCGTAAGGCTCCCGCTTCCTACCGCACAAGGCGAAGTCAGAGAACCTTCCTGGTCCCCTTACCTGAACTGA
- the tolA gene encoding cell envelope integrity protein TolA, translating to MQQMREPSASESYFWPSVWALVLHVLVFGMLFVSFAFTPELPPAKPIVQATLYQLKSKSQATTQTNQKIAGEAKKSAARQTEVEQMEQKKIEQEAIKAAEQKKEDAAQKAEESKKADETKKAEEAKKADEAKKADEAKKTAEAKKAEEKQLADIAKKKSEEEAKKAAEEEAKKAAAEEAKKKIVEDAKKKAAEDAKKKSEAEEAKKKVAEDAKKKAAADAAKKKSQEAARKSAEDKKAQALADLLSDTPQRQQALADEQGDEVAGSFDDLIRARAAEGWARPPSARKGMTVVLQIGMLPDGTLTSVSVAKSSGDGPFDASAVAAVKNIGRLTEMQGMKPSDFAPYRSFKMTFTPEDLAL from the coding sequence ATGCAGCAAATGCGAGAGCCGTCCGCCTCGGAAAGCTATTTCTGGCCTAGCGTCTGGGCGCTTGTCTTGCACGTGCTGGTTTTTGGCATGCTGTTCGTCAGCTTCGCCTTCACGCCCGAACTGCCGCCGGCCAAGCCGATTGTCCAGGCGACCCTGTACCAACTGAAATCGAAAAGTCAGGCGACCACCCAGACCAATCAGAAGATTGCGGGTGAGGCGAAGAAATCCGCCGCACGCCAGACCGAAGTCGAACAGATGGAACAGAAAAAGATCGAGCAGGAAGCGATCAAGGCCGCGGAACAAAAGAAGGAAGACGCGGCTCAAAAAGCCGAAGAATCCAAAAAGGCCGACGAGACGAAGAAAGCGGAAGAGGCAAAAAAGGCTGATGAAGCCAAGAAAGCCGATGAAGCCAAGAAGACCGCCGAAGCTAAAAAGGCCGAAGAGAAACAATTGGCTGATATAGCCAAGAAGAAGTCTGAAGAAGAAGCCAAGAAAGCAGCTGAAGAAGAGGCCAAGAAAGCGGCCGCTGAAGAAGCGAAGAAAAAGATCGTCGAAGACGCGAAGAAGAAAGCCGCCGAAGACGCCAAGAAGAAATCTGAAGCTGAAGAGGCGAAGAAGAAAGTCGCCGAAGACGCGAAGAAGAAAGCTGCTGCCGATGCTGCGAAGAAAAAATCGCAGGAAGCAGCACGTAAATCCGCCGAAGACAAAAAGGCTCAGGCCTTGGCAGATCTGCTTTCTGACACGCCGCAGCGTCAGCAGGCCTTGGCGGATGAGCAGGGTGACGAAGTCGCCGGTAGTTTCGATGATCTGATTCGTGCTCGTGCAGCGGAAGGCTGGGCTCGTCCACCTTCGGCCCGCAAAGGCATGACAGTCGTGTTGCAAATCGGCATGTTGCCGGACGGTACGTTGACTTCGGTGAGCGTGGCCAAGTCCAGTGGCGATGGTCCGTTTGACGCTTCCGCTGTAGCGGCGGTCAAGAACATTGGACGTTTGACAGAAATGCAGGGAATGAAGCCGAGTGATTTCGCTCCGTATCGTTCATTCAAGATGACATTCACACCTGAGGATCTAGCCTTGTGA
- the tolR gene encoding protein TolR: MARARKKRKPVAEMNVVPYIDVMLVLLVIFMVTAPMLNQGVKVDLPKVSSEALPQDNNTQVLTISIKADKTYYWNLGSEVDTEKQQDKAMTLPQMTDAVTKIIRAGTEGGKRTQVFIRGDKTVDYGSVMGAMGGLQKAGVGNVGLITEAP; the protein is encoded by the coding sequence ATCGCTCGAGCTCGCAAAAAGCGCAAGCCGGTTGCCGAGATGAACGTGGTGCCTTACATCGACGTGATGTTGGTGCTGCTGGTCATCTTCATGGTGACCGCGCCGATGCTCAATCAGGGCGTGAAAGTTGATCTGCCCAAGGTTTCCAGCGAAGCCTTGCCGCAGGACAACAACACCCAGGTCCTGACCATTTCGATCAAGGCTGACAAGACCTACTACTGGAACCTTGGCAGCGAAGTCGACACTGAAAAGCAACAGGACAAGGCCATGACCTTGCCGCAGATGACTGACGCCGTGACCAAGATCATTCGCGCCGGCACTGAAGGTGGCAAGCGTACCCAGGTGTTCATCCGCGGCGACAAGACCGTCGACTACGGTTCTGTCATGGGCGCCATGGGCGGATTGCAGAAAGCCGGGGTCGGTAATGTTGGCTTGATTACCGAGGCACCCTGA
- the tolQ gene encoding protein TolQ, with protein MEANVVDHSSMWSLVSNASIVVQLVMLILVAASVTSWIMIFQRSNLLRAGRRALESFEERFWSGIDLSKLYRQAGSNPDPDSGVEQIFRAGFKEFSRLRQQPGVDPEAVMEGVARAMRVAISREEEKLEQSLPFLATVGSVSPYIGLFGTVWGIMNSFRGLATAQQATLATVAPGIAEALIATAIGLFAAIPAVIAYNRFAARSETLLGRYYTFADEFQAILHRKVHTSEE; from the coding sequence GTGGAAGCTAACGTCGTCGACCATTCCTCCATGTGGAGCCTGGTCAGCAATGCCAGTATCGTGGTGCAACTGGTAATGCTGATCCTGGTAGCCGCATCGGTGACCTCATGGATCATGATCTTTCAGCGCAGCAATCTGCTGCGCGCCGGTCGACGTGCCCTGGAGAGCTTTGAAGAGCGCTTCTGGTCCGGTATCGACCTGTCCAAACTCTACCGTCAGGCTGGCAGTAACCCTGATCCGGATTCAGGCGTAGAGCAGATCTTCCGTGCCGGTTTCAAGGAATTCTCCCGTCTGCGCCAGCAGCCAGGCGTTGACCCGGAAGCGGTCATGGAAGGCGTGGCCCGTGCCATGCGCGTCGCCATTTCCCGCGAAGAAGAAAAGCTCGAGCAGAGCCTGCCGTTCCTCGCGACCGTCGGTTCCGTCAGCCCGTATATCGGTCTGTTCGGTACCGTCTGGGGGATCATGAACTCCTTCCGTGGCCTGGCCACTGCCCAGCAAGCGACCCTGGCCACTGTGGCCCCGGGTATTGCCGAAGCACTGATTGCTACCGCGATTGGCTTGTTCGCCGCCATCCCGGCCGTTATCGCTTACAACCGTTTTGCTGCGCGCAGTGAAACCCTGCTGGGCCGTTACTACACCTTCGCCGATGAATTCCAGGCGATCCTGCACCGCAAAGTGCACACCAGCGAAGAATAA
- the ybgC gene encoding tol-pal system-associated acyl-CoA thioesterase, whose translation MRAQNGLEPFALRCRVYYEDTDAGGIVYYVNYLKFMERARTERLRELGFAQSQLAGEDLLFVVHSSEARYHAPARLDDELLVSAEVIELNRVSLRFKQQVRRATDNALLCEGQFLVACVRTNSLKPRAIPEALRAAFADVSGAGTHSKQEIKRGS comes from the coding sequence ATGCGCGCGCAAAACGGGCTTGAGCCTTTCGCACTTCGTTGTCGCGTTTATTACGAGGACACCGATGCGGGCGGCATCGTGTATTACGTCAATTACCTCAAGTTTATGGAACGGGCTCGAACCGAGCGGCTCCGGGAGCTGGGCTTTGCCCAATCCCAGCTTGCAGGTGAGGACCTGTTGTTCGTCGTGCATTCCAGCGAAGCGCGTTACCACGCGCCGGCGCGACTGGACGACGAGTTGCTGGTAAGCGCTGAAGTAATCGAATTGAACCGTGTCAGCCTGCGCTTCAAACAGCAGGTCAGGCGGGCTACGGATAATGCGCTGCTCTGCGAAGGGCAGTTTCTGGTGGCCTGTGTGCGCACTAACAGTTTAAAACCCCGGGCCATTCCCGAAGCTCTACGTGCGGCCTTTGCCGACGTGAGCGGCGCGGGTACACACTCAAAGCAGGAGATAAAGCGTGGAAGCTAA
- the ruvB gene encoding Holliday junction branch migration DNA helicase RuvB: MIEADRLIAATPGPRDREEVQDRAIRPVSLAEYIGQPTVREQMELFIQAARGRNESLDHTLIFGPPGLGKTTLANIIAQEMGVSIKSTSGPVLERPGDLAALLTNLEPHDVLFIDEIHRLSPIVEEVLYPAMEDFQLDIMIGEGPAARSIKLDLPPFTLVGATTRAGMLTNPLRDRFGIVQRLEFYNTADLATIVSRSANILGLPLDPEGAFEIARRARGTPRIANRLLRRVRDFAEVRAKGHITKPIADLALNLLDVDERGFDHQDRRLLLTMIEKFDGGPVGVDSLAAAISEERHTIEDVLEPYLIQQGYIMRTPRGRVVTRHAYLHFGLNIPSRLGEMPVVDEFLDAVDD; encoded by the coding sequence GTGATTGAAGCTGATCGTCTGATTGCCGCCACACCGGGGCCTCGTGATCGCGAGGAAGTCCAGGACCGGGCGATTCGTCCTGTCAGCCTGGCCGAATACATTGGCCAGCCGACCGTTCGCGAGCAAATGGAGTTGTTCATCCAGGCCGCCCGTGGGCGCAATGAATCCCTGGACCACACGCTGATTTTCGGCCCGCCGGGCCTGGGTAAGACGACCCTGGCCAACATCATCGCCCAGGAAATGGGCGTGTCGATCAAGAGCACCTCGGGCCCCGTGCTTGAACGTCCGGGTGACCTGGCGGCGCTGTTGACCAATCTCGAGCCACACGACGTTCTGTTCATCGACGAAATCCATCGGCTTTCACCAATCGTCGAAGAAGTGCTGTACCCGGCCATGGAAGATTTCCAGCTCGACATCATGATCGGCGAAGGGCCGGCCGCGCGTTCGATCAAGCTTGATCTGCCGCCGTTCACCCTGGTCGGTGCGACGACGCGGGCGGGGATGCTGACCAATCCGCTGCGCGACCGTTTCGGTATCGTCCAGCGCCTGGAGTTCTATAACACCGCCGACCTGGCAACGATTGTCAGTCGTTCGGCGAATATCCTCGGCTTGCCACTGGACCCGGAAGGCGCCTTCGAAATCGCCCGTCGTGCCCGTGGTACGCCACGGATCGCCAACCGCTTGCTGCGCCGGGTTCGCGATTTCGCCGAAGTTCGCGCCAAGGGCCACATCACCAAGCCGATTGCCGACCTGGCTTTGAACCTGCTGGATGTCGACGAGCGAGGCTTCGATCACCAGGATCGACGTCTGTTGTTGACCATGATCGAGAAGTTCGACGGTGGGCCGGTCGGGGTCGATAGCCTTGCCGCCGCCATCAGTGAAGAGCGCCACACCATTGAAGACGTGCTGGAGCCGTACCTGATCCAGCAGGGCTACATCATGCGTACGCCACGGGGGCGGGTGGTGACCCGGCATGCGTATCTGCACTTCGGTTTAAACATCCCGTCACGATTGGGCGAGATGCCCGTGGTAGACGAGTTCCTCGATGCCGTGGACGATTAA
- the ruvA gene encoding Holliday junction branch migration protein RuvA, with the protein MIGRLRGTLAEKQPPHLILDVNGLGYELEVPMTTLYRLPSVGEPLTLHTHLVVREDAQLLYGFFGKRERDFFRELIRLNGVGPKLALALMSSLEVDELVRCVQSQDTSALTKVPGVGKKTAERLLVELKDRFKAWETVPAMFALVPNQPGGPDTTPVATAENDAVSALISLGYKPQEASKAISAIKEKGLSSEDMIRRALKGMI; encoded by the coding sequence GTGATTGGACGCTTGCGCGGCACACTGGCTGAGAAACAGCCGCCGCACCTGATTCTGGATGTAAACGGTCTGGGGTATGAGCTGGAAGTGCCCATGACCACGCTTTATCGCTTGCCGTCGGTCGGTGAACCGCTGACCTTGCACACCCATTTGGTCGTACGCGAAGACGCGCAATTACTCTATGGCTTCTTCGGCAAGCGTGAGCGAGACTTTTTTCGCGAGTTGATCCGTCTCAATGGTGTGGGGCCGAAATTGGCCCTGGCCCTGATGTCGAGCCTGGAAGTCGATGAACTGGTCCGCTGCGTACAATCCCAGGACACCTCGGCGCTGACCAAGGTGCCGGGCGTGGGCAAGAAGACTGCAGAGCGTTTGCTGGTGGAACTCAAGGATCGCTTCAAGGCCTGGGAAACCGTGCCGGCCATGTTTGCCCTGGTGCCAAACCAGCCGGGTGGGCCTGATACGACGCCGGTCGCCACCGCCGAAAATGACGCGGTCAGCGCGCTGATCTCCCTGGGCTACAAGCCGCAGGAAGCCAGCAAGGCGATTTCTGCGATCAAGGAGAAAGGTTTGAGCAGTGAAGACATGATTCGTCGTGCCCTGAAGGGAATGATCTAA
- the ruvC gene encoding crossover junction endodeoxyribonuclease RuvC, protein MTLILGIDPGSRITGYGVVRDTGRGCVYVASGCIRTGSGELHERLQIVYRGVREIIQTYGPVTMGIEKVFMARNADSALKLGQARGAAIVAGAEESLEIAEYTATQVKQAVTGTGAANKEQVQMMVMHMLKLTSKPQIDASDALAIAICHAHTRSSLLPHGLGTARSRGGRLRL, encoded by the coding sequence ATGACTTTAATTCTTGGTATCGACCCCGGTTCGCGCATCACCGGTTATGGCGTGGTACGCGATACCGGGCGTGGATGCGTTTACGTGGCGTCGGGCTGCATTCGCACAGGGTCCGGCGAGCTGCATGAACGCCTGCAAATCGTCTATCGCGGCGTGCGCGAAATCATCCAGACCTACGGGCCGGTGACCATGGGCATCGAAAAGGTCTTCATGGCGCGCAATGCCGATTCTGCGCTGAAACTTGGCCAGGCCCGCGGCGCGGCCATCGTTGCCGGGGCGGAAGAAAGCCTGGAAATCGCTGAGTACACGGCGACCCAAGTCAAACAGGCTGTGACCGGGACTGGCGCGGCGAATAAAGAGCAGGTGCAAATGATGGTCATGCACATGCTGAAACTGACCAGCAAGCCGCAAATCGATGCCTCGGACGCCCTGGCCATTGCTATTTGCCATGCTCACACCCGCTCCAGCCTGTTGCCCCATGGCCTGGGTACGGCACGCAGTCGTGGCGGACGCCTGCGTCTCTGA
- a CDS encoding YebC/PmpR family DNA-binding transcriptional regulator, translating to MAGHSKWANIKHRKERQDAKKGKIFTKWIRELTVAARQGGGDPGSNPRLRLALDKALGANMSRDIIDRAVARGAGAADTDDMVELTYEGYGPGGVAVMVECMTDNRNRTAAAVRHAFSKCGGNLGTDGSVAYLFERKGQISFAPGVDEDALMEAAMDADADDVVTHEDGSIDVFTSFAGFYSVRNALEAAGFKGDDAEIVMLPTTSAELDLEGAEKVLKLIDMLEDLDDVQNVYSNADIPESVAAQLG from the coding sequence GGCGAACATCAAGCACCGCAAAGAACGTCAGGATGCCAAGAAGGGCAAGATTTTCACCAAGTGGATTCGTGAACTGACCGTTGCGGCCCGTCAGGGCGGTGGCGATCCGGGTTCCAACCCGCGTTTGCGTCTGGCGCTGGACAAGGCCCTCGGCGCGAACATGAGCCGGGACATCATCGACCGTGCGGTCGCCCGCGGTGCCGGTGCTGCCGACACCGACGACATGGTCGAGCTGACCTACGAAGGCTACGGCCCGGGTGGCGTGGCGGTGATGGTCGAGTGCATGACCGACAACCGCAACCGCACCGCCGCCGCTGTTCGTCATGCGTTCAGCAAATGCGGCGGCAACCTCGGTACGGACGGTTCGGTGGCCTATCTGTTCGAGCGCAAGGGGCAGATTTCCTTCGCTCCTGGCGTTGATGAAGATGCGCTGATGGAAGCGGCGATGGACGCCGATGCCGATGACGTGGTGACCCACGAAGACGGCTCCATCGACGTGTTCACCTCGTTCGCCGGTTTCTATTCCGTGCGCAACGCTTTGGAGGCCGCAGGCTTCAAGGGTGATGATGCGGAAATCGTGATGCTGCCGACCACCAGTGCCGAACTCGACCTGGAAGGCGCCGAGAAGGTTCTCAAGCTGATCGACATGCTTGAAGACCTGGATGACGTGCAGAACGTCTACTCCAATGCGGACATTCCAGAGTCGGTAGCCGCGCAGCTCGGTTGA